A genomic region of Janthinobacterium lividum contains the following coding sequences:
- a CDS encoding FMN-dependent NADH-azoreductase: MSKVLYINSSVRNSGSLSRQLSGEFVDKLAAQGASVVARDLAAQPVPHLTEEVMGAFFTPVEQRSAQAAAAVQLSDILVDELLAADVLVLAAPMYNFSVPSTLKAWIDHVARAGRTFQYTATGPVGLATGKKAVIFTASGGVYSEGPGAAYDYLSTYLRTALGFIGIIDIEFVQAEGVAMGEEAVSSAIAKGRASIEALAA; encoded by the coding sequence ATGAGCAAAGTCTTGTACATCAATAGCAGCGTGCGCAACAGCGGTTCCCTGTCGCGTCAATTGTCCGGCGAATTCGTCGACAAACTGGCCGCGCAAGGCGCCAGCGTCGTTGCACGCGACCTGGCGGCGCAGCCCGTGCCGCACCTGACGGAAGAAGTGATGGGCGCCTTCTTCACGCCAGTTGAACAGCGCAGCGCGCAGGCGGCAGCGGCCGTGCAATTGTCCGATATCCTGGTCGATGAATTGCTGGCGGCCGACGTGCTGGTACTGGCCGCGCCCATGTACAACTTTTCCGTGCCGTCGACCCTGAAGGCGTGGATCGACCACGTGGCGCGCGCGGGACGCACGTTCCAGTACACGGCGACGGGCCCGGTCGGCCTGGCCACGGGCAAGAAAGCGGTGATTTTCACGGCCAGCGGCGGCGTCTACAGCGAAGGCCCGGGCGCCGCATATGACTACCTGAGTACCTATCTGCGCACGGCGCTGGGCTTCATCGGCATCATCGATATCGAGTTCGTGCAAGCCGAAGGCGTGGCCATGGGCGAGGAAGCCGTCAGCAGCGCGATCGCCAAGGGCCGTGCCTCGATCGAGGCGCTGGCTGCCTGA
- a CDS encoding MerR family transcriptional regulator: protein MTNKVIGELLEDRALSLEELARACAVEPDWVVQHVQTGVLLQDGPPAGQLTAWRFTSLDLVRARRLHEIESVFDANAELAALVVDLSEEVARLRRRLHVLGVE from the coding sequence ATGACAAACAAGGTAATTGGCGAATTGCTCGAAGACCGTGCCCTGAGCCTGGAAGAACTGGCGCGCGCCTGCGCCGTGGAGCCGGATTGGGTGGTGCAGCACGTGCAGACGGGCGTGCTGCTGCAGGACGGCCCGCCGGCGGGGCAACTGACGGCCTGGCGCTTCACCAGCCTGGACCTGGTGCGCGCGCGCCGCCTGCACGAAATCGAATCCGTGTTCGACGCGAACGCCGAACTGGCCGCGCTGGTGGTCGACTTGTCGGAAGAAGTGGCGCGTTTGCGCCGCCGCCTGCACGTGCTGGGCGTGGAGTAG
- a CDS encoding DJ-1/PfpI family protein, whose amino-acid sequence MAAKKILFLTGDFAEDYETMVPFQALLMLGHTVHAVCPGKKSGETIKTAIHDFEGDQTYTEKPGHLFTLNASFDEIDPAHYDAVMIAGGRAPEYLRLNEKVIAAVRHFAEAGKPVAAVCHGAQLLAAADVIRGKRISAYPACAPEVKLAGGTYADIAVTDAVTDGQFVTAPAWPAHPAWLAQFVKLLGTEIRL is encoded by the coding sequence ATGGCAGCGAAGAAAATTCTGTTTTTGACCGGCGATTTTGCAGAAGATTATGAAACGATGGTGCCCTTCCAGGCCCTGCTGATGCTCGGCCATACCGTGCATGCCGTCTGTCCCGGCAAGAAAAGCGGCGAGACGATCAAGACGGCCATCCACGATTTCGAGGGCGACCAGACATATACAGAAAAGCCGGGCCATTTGTTCACCCTGAACGCCAGCTTCGACGAGATCGACCCGGCCCACTATGACGCCGTGATGATCGCCGGCGGCCGCGCCCCCGAATATCTGCGCCTGAACGAGAAAGTCATCGCCGCCGTGCGCCATTTCGCCGAGGCGGGCAAGCCTGTCGCGGCCGTCTGCCACGGCGCGCAATTGCTGGCCGCCGCCGACGTCATCCGCGGCAAGCGCATTTCCGCCTATCCCGCCTGCGCGCCGGAAGTGAAACTGGCGGGCGGCACGTATGCCGACATCGCCGTCACGGACGCCGTCACGGATGGCCAGTTCGTCACGGCCCCCGCCTGGCCTGCGCATCCGGCCTGGCTGGCGCAGTTCGTCAAGCTGCTCGGTACCGAGATCCGTTTGTAA
- a CDS encoding nuclear transport factor 2 family protein → MFSAGMALAQTAPPAPPHVGRHASTPEDIRAIEKVVADFQAALIAKDVKLLSSLLLHTNILFASPADDGFIKKMRDTTDVHFDGVGAAGYVAFANFIKREPQRTEEKFYNVKITQDRHVAWVNFDYEFLVGDKLSNYGVEAWQMVKRDGEWKILSVVWSMHPAAEAGK, encoded by the coding sequence TTGTTTTCAGCAGGCATGGCGCTGGCGCAGACCGCGCCCCCTGCGCCGCCTCACGTTGGGCGCCACGCCTCCACGCCCGAGGATATCCGCGCCATCGAAAAAGTCGTCGCCGACTTCCAGGCGGCCTTGATCGCCAAGGATGTCAAGCTGCTGTCGTCGCTGCTGCTGCATACGAACATCCTGTTCGCCTCGCCGGCCGACGACGGTTTCATCAAGAAAATGCGCGACACGACGGACGTCCACTTCGACGGCGTCGGGGCGGCCGGCTATGTTGCATTCGCCAACTTCATCAAGCGCGAACCGCAGCGCACGGAAGAAAAATTCTACAACGTCAAGATCACCCAGGACCGCCATGTGGCGTGGGTCAACTTCGACTACGAATTCCTCGTCGGCGACAAATTGTCCAACTATGGCGTGGAAGCGTGGCAGATGGTCAAGCGCGATGGCGAATGGAAAATCCTCAGCGTCGTCTGGTCCATGCATCCCGCGGCCGAGGCGGGAAAATAG
- a CDS encoding cysteine hydrolase, whose protein sequence is MKRQLHLLVIDPQNDFCDLPAAWLPPDTAPALAVPGAHADMLRVAQLIREGGSGLTQISVTLDAHHRYDIAHPAFWRTGDGGAVPPFTQISAQQVRDRLFLPAASGALPRALAYLDALQQAGRYQLMVWPVHCEIGSWGQNIHAAVRAAYNAWEVDHLRVVAKLSKGSNPWTEHYSAVMAEVPDPQDAATQLNLDFLATLLPAQQIYVTGEAGSHCVKASTEHIADYLEAQQGKPALSRLVLLTDCMSPVTGFASQQRDFLAAMHARGARLATSADVLPELLANAAA, encoded by the coding sequence ATGAAACGCCAGTTGCACCTGCTCGTCATCGACCCGCAAAACGATTTTTGCGACTTGCCCGCCGCCTGGCTGCCGCCGGATACCGCACCGGCGCTGGCCGTGCCTGGCGCCCACGCCGACATGCTGCGCGTGGCGCAACTGATCCGCGAAGGGGGCAGCGGTTTGACGCAGATCAGCGTGACCCTCGACGCCCACCACCGCTACGATATCGCCCACCCCGCCTTCTGGCGCACGGGCGATGGCGGCGCCGTGCCGCCATTTACGCAGATCAGCGCGCAGCAGGTGCGCGACCGCCTGTTCCTGCCCGCCGCCAGCGGCGCCTTGCCGCGCGCGCTGGCTTACCTCGATGCCTTGCAGCAAGCGGGACGCTATCAATTGATGGTGTGGCCCGTGCATTGCGAGATCGGCAGCTGGGGCCAGAATATCCATGCGGCCGTGCGCGCCGCCTACAACGCCTGGGAGGTGGATCACCTGCGAGTGGTGGCCAAGCTGAGCAAGGGTTCCAACCCATGGACCGAGCATTACTCGGCCGTCATGGCGGAAGTGCCTGATCCTCAGGATGCGGCTACCCAGCTGAACCTGGATTTCCTTGCCACCTTGTTGCCGGCGCAGCAGATTTATGTCACCGGCGAGGCGGGTAGCCATTGCGTGAAAGCCAGCACCGAGCACATCGCCGATTACCTGGAAGCGCAGCAAGGCAAGCCGGCCCTGTCGCGCCTGGTCTTGCTGACGGACTGCATGAGCCCCGTCACGGGCTTTGCATCACAGCAGCGCGACTTCCTTGCCGCCATGCATGCACGCGGCGCGCGGCTGGCCACCTCCGCCGACGTCTTGCCCGAATTGTTGGCCAACGCGGCTGCCTGA
- the pncB gene encoding nicotinate phosphoribosyltransferase, translated as MTPIVRSLLETDLYKFTMWQALLHGHPNTHTEYEFVCRNATAFPLAELKGELEEQLDHLCSMSFADDELAYLRTLRFMKSDFVDFLTVFRFQRKFIDVSTDGDTLLVHAAGPQVHVMGFEIFVLYIINELYFRRFDLDAAMREGRHRLGLKVAAVKEFGKLPRRKHPFEFSDFGVRRRFSGAWHDEVVQRLAREVPEYFKGTSNVYLAKKLGIVPIGTMAHEYMQSFQSFGVRLRDFQKAALEDWVQEYRGDLGIALTDVVGMDAFLADFDLYFAKLFDGLRHDSGDPVEWGEKALAHYAALRIDANTKRLVFSDGLDLDKAFALYQHFADRIMTGFGIGTNLTNDVGLTPLNIVMKLVRCNGQSVAKLSDSPGKTLCKDETFLAYLRQVFHHPAV; from the coding sequence ATGACCCCGATAGTGCGCAGTTTGCTGGAAACCGATCTGTATAAATTTACAATGTGGCAAGCGTTGCTGCACGGTCATCCGAATACCCATACCGAATACGAATTTGTCTGCCGCAACGCCACCGCTTTTCCCCTGGCCGAACTGAAGGGCGAACTGGAGGAACAGCTCGACCACCTGTGCTCGATGTCGTTTGCCGATGACGAGCTGGCCTATCTGCGCACCCTGCGCTTCATGAAGAGCGATTTCGTCGACTTTTTGACGGTGTTCCGCTTCCAGCGCAAATTCATCGACGTCAGCACGGATGGCGACACCCTGCTCGTGCATGCGGCCGGGCCGCAGGTGCACGTGATGGGCTTCGAGATTTTCGTGCTGTACATCATCAACGAACTGTATTTCCGCCGCTTCGACCTCGATGCGGCCATGCGCGAAGGGCGCCACCGCCTGGGCTTGAAAGTGGCGGCCGTCAAGGAATTCGGCAAGCTGCCGCGGCGCAAGCATCCGTTCGAGTTTTCCGACTTCGGCGTGCGCCGGCGCTTTTCCGGCGCCTGGCATGACGAGGTGGTGCAACGGCTGGCGCGCGAGGTGCCCGAATATTTCAAGGGCACGTCGAATGTCTACCTGGCGAAAAAGCTGGGCATCGTGCCGATCGGCACCATGGCGCATGAATACATGCAATCGTTCCAGTCCTTCGGCGTGCGCCTGCGCGACTTCCAGAAGGCGGCACTCGAGGATTGGGTGCAGGAATACCGGGGCGACCTGGGCATCGCCCTGACGGACGTGGTCGGCATGGATGCCTTTTTGGCCGACTTCGACCTGTATTTCGCCAAGCTGTTCGACGGCTTGCGCCACGATTCGGGCGACCCCGTCGAGTGGGGCGAGAAGGCGCTGGCCCACTACGCGGCCCTGCGCATCGACGCCAATACCAAGCGCCTCGTGTTTTCCGACGGGCTGGACCTGGACAAGGCGTTTGCGCTGTACCAGCACTTTGCCGACCGCATCATGACGGGCTTTGGCATCGGCACCAATCTCACCAACGATGTCGGTTTGACGCCGCTCAACATCGTCATGAAACTGGTGCGCTGCAATGGCCAGTCCGTGGCGAAACTGTCTGATTCGCCGGGCAAGACCCTGTGCAAGGATGAAACCTTCCTCGCGTATTTACGGCAGGTGTTTCACCACCCGGCAGTGTAG
- a CDS encoding LysR family transcriptional regulator, which produces MREPGQPSLDQLRVFVAVIDAGGFAHAARQLHRTQSVISYTIANLEEQLNVVLLDRGKRKPTLTDAGKALLADARAVALKVDGMRARAKALAGGLEAEVSVVVDVMFPTCVLVRVLEAFQAQFPTVALRLRIEAMGAVAQLVMDGSCYIGLGGWMTATASVFERLAVGHVRLIPVAAPSHALAQQAGPIASSVAREHVQLVLSDRSVLTEGQDFGVLGLRNWRLGDLGSKHALLRAGLGWGNMPEAMVREDLAEGRLVHLPLAVDNGENYPIYLIQRADTPPGQAGKWLTERFAEQLPLLVKGF; this is translated from the coding sequence ATGAGAGAACCGGGCCAGCCTTCGCTCGACCAGTTGCGCGTGTTTGTCGCCGTCATCGACGCGGGCGGCTTCGCCCACGCGGCGCGCCAGCTGCACCGCACGCAATCGGTGATCAGCTACACCATCGCCAACCTGGAGGAACAGCTGAATGTGGTGCTGCTCGACCGCGGCAAGCGCAAACCCACCCTGACTGACGCGGGCAAGGCCCTGCTGGCCGACGCGCGCGCCGTGGCCCTGAAGGTCGACGGCATGCGCGCGCGCGCCAAGGCGCTGGCCGGCGGACTGGAAGCGGAAGTATCGGTCGTGGTGGACGTGATGTTTCCCACCTGCGTGCTGGTGCGCGTCTTGGAAGCGTTCCAGGCGCAGTTCCCCACCGTCGCCCTGCGCCTGCGCATCGAAGCCATGGGCGCCGTGGCGCAGCTGGTGATGGATGGCAGCTGCTACATCGGCCTCGGTGGCTGGATGACGGCCACGGCCAGTGTCTTCGAGCGCCTCGCCGTCGGACACGTGCGCCTGATTCCCGTGGCCGCCCCCAGCCACGCGCTGGCGCAGCAGGCAGGGCCGATTGCCTCCAGCGTGGCGCGCGAACACGTGCAACTGGTGCTCAGCGACCGCAGCGTGCTGACGGAGGGCCAGGATTTTGGCGTACTGGGATTGCGCAACTGGCGCCTGGGCGACCTCGGTTCCAAGCACGCGCTGCTGCGCGCGGGCCTGGGCTGGGGCAACATGCCCGAAGCGATGGTGCGGGAAGACCTGGCCGAAGGCCGCCTGGTGCACCTGCCGCTGGCCGTCGACAATGGCGAGAATTACCCGATTTACCTGATCCAGCGCGCCGACACGCCGCCTGGCCAGGCGGGCAAGTGGCTGACGGAGCGGTTTGCGGAGCAGTTGCCGTTGCTAGTGAAGGGGTTTTAG
- a CDS encoding antibiotic biosynthesis monooxygenase family protein: MIFEIAHIQIKSATHAAFEAAVTKAIPLFQRARGCESMRLERSIENGDAYRLVVGWTTLEDHTVHFRGSDDFQAWRGLVGEFFAAPPQVEHMNTVVTGF, from the coding sequence ATGATTTTTGAAATTGCCCACATCCAGATCAAATCGGCCACGCATGCTGCCTTCGAAGCGGCCGTGACGAAAGCCATCCCCCTGTTCCAGCGCGCACGCGGCTGCGAATCGATGCGCCTGGAGCGCTCGATCGAAAACGGCGATGCCTACCGCCTGGTGGTGGGCTGGACGACCCTGGAAGACCATACCGTGCATTTCCGCGGCAGCGACGACTTCCAGGCATGGCGCGGCCTGGTGGGTGAATTCTTTGCCGCCCCGCCCCAGGTCGAGCACATGAACACGGTAGTGACGGGCTTCTAG
- a CDS encoding GAF domain-containing sensor histidine kinase: MHALRSQSSRKQLPASRWRQRRLAQAASGLSAAQERQLATLHEISTLLAGQHAIDALCRGFLRHVMQFAQAEGGTVRILDPQHDTVHIIVHEGISDAMVEEEHCIRNNDCLCGAAVAQGVIQIRDFRQVDALQRYRCQDEGFIAIAVFPILAREQVVGSFSLHFAQPQAVQAQQQGWLETLGQSLGIAIENQRLIAREKEFAVARERSLLAEGLHDSIAQSLNFISLQVQMLDDSVRRGQLDEAAEVLPLMRMGVEQSYQDVRELLVNFRTRWHGSDLESKLTEVLAKFELQTGVTGTLEMSGNGAPLAPEQQLQILFIVQEALSNIRKHAQAGSVTLRVENGRDFALQVRDDGEGFAANLRDKKTELQIGLRIMQERAERLGAQFAIDSRPGAGTTISLALPAARRQAA; this comes from the coding sequence ATGCATGCGCTGCGCAGTCAATCTTCCCGCAAACAACTTCCAGCCTCGCGCTGGCGCCAGCGCCGCCTGGCGCAAGCCGCATCGGGCCTGAGCGCCGCGCAGGAACGCCAGCTGGCCACCCTGCACGAGATTTCCACCTTGCTGGCGGGGCAGCACGCCATCGATGCGCTGTGCCGTGGCTTCCTGCGCCACGTGATGCAGTTCGCGCAGGCCGAAGGGGGCACCGTGCGCATCCTCGACCCGCAGCACGATACCGTGCATATCATCGTGCACGAGGGCATTTCCGATGCCATGGTGGAAGAGGAACACTGCATCCGCAACAACGATTGCCTGTGCGGCGCGGCCGTGGCGCAGGGCGTGATCCAGATCCGCGATTTCCGCCAGGTCGATGCGCTGCAGCGCTACCGTTGCCAGGACGAAGGCTTTATTGCCATCGCCGTCTTTCCCATCCTTGCGCGCGAGCAGGTAGTGGGCAGTTTTTCGCTGCACTTTGCGCAGCCGCAAGCCGTGCAGGCGCAGCAGCAGGGCTGGCTGGAAACCCTGGGTCAGAGCCTGGGTATCGCCATCGAAAACCAGCGCCTGATTGCGCGCGAAAAGGAATTTGCCGTGGCGCGCGAACGCAGCCTGCTGGCCGAAGGCTTGCACGACAGCATCGCGCAAAGCCTCAATTTCATCAGCCTGCAAGTGCAGATGCTCGACGATTCCGTGCGCCGGGGGCAGCTCGACGAAGCGGCCGAAGTGTTGCCGCTGATGCGCATGGGCGTCGAGCAAAGCTACCAGGACGTGCGCGAATTGCTGGTCAATTTCCGCACGCGCTGGCATGGCAGCGACCTCGAAAGCAAGCTCACGGAAGTGCTGGCCAAGTTCGAGCTGCAGACGGGCGTCACGGGAACCCTGGAGATGAGCGGCAATGGCGCTCCGCTGGCGCCGGAACAGCAGTTGCAGATCCTGTTCATCGTGCAGGAAGCGCTGTCGAATATCCGCAAGCACGCGCAAGCGGGCAGCGTGACGCTGCGCGTGGAAAACGGGCGCGATTTTGCGCTGCAGGTGCGCGACGATGGCGAAGGCTTTGCCGCCAACTTGCGCGACAAGAAAACGGAATTGCAGATCGGCTTGCGTATCATGCAGGAACGGGCCG